The sequence AGAAATGTCATCAATCTTTGCACCGGAGACTCCTGCTGTGCGCGCAAGCCATGCGGCAACATGGAAGTCGGCTTCTCCAGGAGCCGAGCCATCAACAAAACCGCTTTCGGGAAGGAAGGCTGGGAGCTCGGAAGCGATAAAAGTCTTTACGTTGTCCCAGTGCTGGTTGGACTTGTCGAACCAACCAGAGGTGATATCAGTGGGAGCACCCTCTGTTATATATGGATCGATAAGTACTCAATCGTTCACGCATAAAGACATCACTGACCAGCGTAAACAGACGAAAGTAAGCCGTTAAATTCGAGCTTATCCTTGTACCATTTCTGGAGGTTCTCGGGTGACTTGGGAGCGAGCTCCTCAAGTTTGGCCTGACGCTGACGGATGAATTGTCCCGGAACGTCACCGCGCTTGGCAtcgagttcttcttggttaCGGGCGGATAGCAATGAGAAATTGGGGTCGATATTATCACGGTGAATGGCCACAATAACGTCTTGGTGGGATGACTTGGCACCCGGAGTAGGGGCATTCAAAACGATCCATTC comes from Rhizoctonia solani chromosome 4, complete sequence and encodes:
- a CDS encoding glutathione S-transferase — encoded protein: MSSSKPGNFITRLFHHKKKSEEKVTTASTETTKPATSTTKPVLYVFIASVWASAPSLALLELKYPPGAVEEKAVNLVEGENFTPEFIKINNNATLPTLATTDKIYTDTTGSVEWIVLNAPTPGAKSSHQDVIVAIHRDNIDPNFSLLSARNQEELDAKRGDVPGQFIRQRQAKLEELAPKSPENLQKWYKDKLEFNGLLSSVYAEGAPTDITSGWFDKSNQHWDNVKTFIASELPAFLPESGFVDGSAPGEADFHVAAWLARTAGVSGAKIDDISPLGEALGLTLDPKVVAYFDAWKVRDSWKKVYAEGLH